In one Novosphingopyxis iocasae genomic region, the following are encoded:
- a CDS encoding tyrosine-type recombinase/integrase, translating to MADRRGAEQPITFQQCAEAFLAANRDGWKNPKHVAQWESTLANWIYPRIGKEPVATIDRNAIEAVLLQPVPNAKDKPLWIARHETANRVRQRMERVFAYAIARDHRGDNPAAWRDNLEPIMPKLSKAKKRAKHHARLPHHDAPAFMAALRKRSGVAANALQFTILTASRSGEVRNANWLEIDLERALWTIPADRMKAGIEHVVPLSEPAMAILLAIPEANRRGLIFPGAKEDAPMSDMTMAAVLKRMERTGITVHGFRSTFREWAGESTAHPREVIEHALAHQLADKAEAAYQRGSLLPKRVRLMDDWADYLSRTASGTVIPMRREA from the coding sequence GTGGCCGATCGGCGCGGAGCCGAGCAACCGATCACATTTCAACAGTGCGCCGAAGCGTTCCTTGCTGCCAATCGCGACGGTTGGAAGAATCCGAAGCACGTTGCTCAATGGGAATCGACGCTGGCGAATTGGATATATCCCCGCATTGGTAAAGAGCCGGTCGCGACGATCGATCGGAACGCTATCGAGGCGGTCCTGTTGCAGCCGGTGCCAAACGCAAAGGACAAGCCCTTGTGGATCGCTCGGCACGAAACTGCCAATCGCGTCAGGCAGCGCATGGAGCGGGTGTTCGCCTACGCAATCGCGCGCGATCACAGGGGCGATAATCCAGCAGCGTGGAGGGACAATCTCGAGCCAATCATGCCGAAACTGTCCAAGGCGAAAAAGCGCGCGAAACATCACGCTCGATTGCCGCACCATGACGCGCCCGCGTTCATGGCCGCACTGCGCAAGCGGAGCGGAGTTGCCGCCAATGCGCTGCAATTCACCATTCTGACGGCCTCACGGTCCGGCGAAGTCCGCAACGCCAATTGGTTAGAAATCGATCTAGAACGGGCACTGTGGACCATACCTGCCGATCGGATGAAGGCCGGGATCGAGCATGTGGTCCCCCTGTCCGAACCGGCGATGGCGATCCTATTGGCGATCCCGGAAGCGAACCGGCGCGGCCTAATCTTTCCGGGCGCGAAAGAAGACGCGCCAATGTCGGATATGACCATGGCGGCGGTCCTGAAACGCATGGAGCGAACGGGAATCACGGTACACGGCTTCCGCTCCACGTTCCGTGAATGGGCCGGTGAATCGACCGCCCATCCCCGCGAGGTTATCGAACATGCACTGGCGCACCAGTTAGCGGACAAGGCCGAAGCCGCCTATCAGCGCGGATCGCTCTTGCCGAAGCGCGTCCGATTGATGGACGATTGGGCAGATTATTTGTCGCGAACTGCATCGGGGACCGTCATTCCGATGAGGCGGGAAGCTTAG
- a CDS encoding DUF6953 family protein — translation MTEEEGVNWMLRQLANFNGVLYQEYVATHLLHYGDRSLAYYDEDSNVCISKPILAAFLKLTPNLVYERTDKFWRYRLPTDRPGRQQ, via the coding sequence ATGACTGAAGAGGAGGGTGTAAATTGGATGTTGCGTCAACTGGCCAACTTCAACGGCGTGCTTTATCAGGAGTATGTTGCTACTCACCTGTTGCATTATGGCGACCGGTCGCTTGCCTACTACGATGAAGATAGCAACGTCTGTATTTCCAAACCAATATTGGCGGCTTTCCTAAAGCTGACTCCAAATTTAGTCTACGAACGAACTGATAAATTTTGGCGTTATCGACTTCCGACCGATCGGCCGGGCAGGCAGCAATAA
- a CDS encoding DUF2158 domain-containing protein, translated as MADKFQKGDVVVLKSGGVPMTISRCPSDTNDRGKPYGVYLCVWQKGATHTQHPYEEHVLEPFTKPN; from the coding sequence ATGGCCGACAAGTTCCAAAAGGGTGACGTTGTAGTGCTCAAGTCAGGCGGCGTACCAATGACAATTTCAAGATGTCCGAGTGACACCAATGATCGAGGTAAGCCCTACGGAGTCTATTTGTGCGTTTGGCAGAAAGGTGCAACTCATACCCAACATCCGTACGAAGAGCATGTGTTAGAACCATTTACGAAGCCTAATTAA
- a CDS encoding helix-turn-helix transcriptional regulator, whose protein sequence is MSQFLPIDGVAERYATSKHSIYRWIRDDRGFPMPIQLPSGVKRWAVADLVAWETSSRAERADFR, encoded by the coding sequence ATGAGCCAATTTTTGCCAATCGACGGCGTGGCCGAACGCTACGCTACTTCAAAACACTCGATTTATCGCTGGATTCGTGACGATCGCGGGTTCCCAATGCCGATTCAGCTGCCGTCCGGTGTCAAGCGCTGGGCGGTGGCCGATCTAGTCGCTTGGGAAACGAGCAGCCGCGCCGAGCGCGCCGATTTCCGATAA
- a CDS encoding AAA family ATPase, with translation MQNSPVAPVAQDAPHLPSGVDAALHAASFGWRVLPIVPGRKIPYSTTATAAALGVDPTGPAGVHHARSDEASIRALWAGERAGAWIGLAMGDGRLAIDIDERDGKSGSASMAAKGWTISASAMQRTPSGGSHILVDVPAGQPAPTDTLASGLDRRGDGGFLVLYDPAILSAPRATAPQWATAGADRTSARIAPGTGQRAPAYQVALDALRSRDPSDMGRDVWLLFSGAFYAAVAGLADNCTALADWLDWCEGHGEKNDPAANRRAWADFARHGTGGDFRTLGRMSEDANAAGWAAFGGIMPPLPPGARLTRAANDPAALFVRVADMVARPPVFLIDGLLEEDALASLFGDPASGKSLVAIDMAACVATGEAFHGHRVASGPVFYIAGEGKNGLRRRFAGWEELRGVSIAEAPLFASTAAVQFLDGPSATMATAAIDALAAQHGTPRLIVIDTLARNFGPGDENSTADMNAFVAALDRLRERYPCSAVLLVHHSGHGEKTRGRGSSVLRGAVDTEYRVEKKGEAVTLSNSKMKDAPPPRAMQFELVEAAGSVALEFTGEPDGSGGGLTPTARMGMEAFAAVAVDGAASEQGWRAAFYERHDSEKPETLKRAFHRARTALIDGRQIVQSGENYSRMPMPGLVER, from the coding sequence ATGCAAAATAGTCCAGTTGCGCCGGTGGCGCAAGATGCTCCGCATTTGCCGTCCGGCGTAGATGCGGCGCTCCACGCTGCATCCTTTGGCTGGCGCGTCCTGCCGATCGTTCCGGGCCGCAAGATACCCTACTCGACCACCGCAACGGCGGCGGCGCTGGGCGTCGATCCGACGGGACCAGCGGGCGTCCATCACGCTCGATCCGATGAAGCGTCGATCCGCGCGCTGTGGGCGGGCGAGAGGGCCGGGGCTTGGATCGGGCTGGCAATGGGCGATGGCCGCTTGGCGATCGACATAGACGAACGGGATGGCAAGAGCGGCTCGGCCAGCATGGCCGCGAAGGGGTGGACAATCTCGGCCAGCGCAATGCAGCGCACGCCGTCCGGTGGATCGCATATCCTTGTGGACGTGCCCGCTGGACAGCCCGCGCCAACCGATACGCTGGCGAGCGGATTGGACAGGCGCGGCGATGGTGGTTTCCTGGTCCTTTATGATCCCGCGATCCTGTCCGCACCGCGCGCCACGGCTCCGCAATGGGCGACCGCTGGCGCGGATCGAACGAGCGCGCGGATCGCACCGGGCACTGGGCAACGGGCACCGGCCTATCAAGTGGCGCTAGACGCGCTGCGCAGCCGCGATCCGAGCGACATGGGCCGGGATGTCTGGCTTCTATTCAGCGGTGCTTTCTATGCCGCTGTGGCGGGCCTTGCGGACAATTGCACGGCATTGGCCGATTGGCTCGACTGGTGTGAAGGGCATGGGGAGAAGAACGATCCAGCTGCGAACCGGCGAGCGTGGGCGGACTTTGCCCGCCATGGCACCGGGGGCGATTTCCGCACGCTAGGCCGGATGAGCGAGGATGCCAATGCTGCGGGCTGGGCCGCGTTCGGCGGGATCATGCCGCCTTTGCCGCCTGGTGCCCGTTTGACGCGAGCTGCGAATGATCCGGCGGCACTGTTCGTCCGCGTGGCCGACATGGTGGCCCGTCCGCCCGTTTTCCTGATCGACGGCCTCTTAGAGGAGGATGCGCTTGCTTCACTGTTCGGCGATCCGGCATCGGGCAAGTCGCTGGTCGCGATCGACATGGCGGCATGCGTCGCGACGGGCGAAGCGTTCCACGGGCACCGGGTAGCGAGCGGTCCAGTGTTTTATATCGCGGGAGAGGGCAAAAATGGGCTGCGAAGGCGGTTCGCCGGTTGGGAAGAACTGCGCGGCGTCTCGATAGCCGAAGCGCCGCTGTTCGCGTCCACCGCTGCCGTCCAATTTCTCGACGGCCCTAGCGCCACCATGGCGACCGCTGCGATCGATGCGCTAGCCGCGCAGCACGGAACGCCCCGGCTGATCGTTATCGACACGCTTGCCCGCAATTTTGGCCCCGGCGACGAAAATTCGACCGCCGATATGAATGCCTTTGTTGCGGCGCTCGATCGGCTGCGCGAGCGATACCCATGCTCCGCCGTCCTCTTGGTCCATCACTCCGGTCACGGTGAAAAGACACGCGGACGCGGATCGAGCGTCCTGCGCGGTGCGGTGGATACCGAATACAGGGTCGAAAAGAAGGGCGAGGCTGTCACCCTATCGAACAGTAAGATGAAAGATGCGCCACCGCCGCGCGCTATGCAGTTCGAACTGGTCGAGGCGGCGGGATCGGTCGCGCTGGAATTTACGGGCGAGCCGGATGGGTCGGGCGGCGGCCTGACTCCCACTGCCCGCATGGGAATGGAAGCGTTCGCCGCGGTGGCGGTGGACGGCGCGGCAAGCGAGCAAGGTTGGCGGGCGGCGTTCTATGAGCGCCACGACTCAGAAAAGCCAGAGACATTGAAGAGGGCGTTTCACCGCGCCCGAACGGCTCTCATTGACGGGCGGCAAATTGTGCAATCTGGCGAAAATTATAGCCGCATGCCGATGCCGGGACTCGTCGAGCGATAA
- the hspQ gene encoding heat shock protein HspQ: protein MNQTVSIRQARFGIGDVVRHRFLDFRGVVFDVDAEFSNSEDWYEAIPEDIRPARDQPFYHLFAENEDSSYIAYVSQGNLLDDHDGGPVDHPEIRQYFAAWSGEKYALPAHRRN from the coding sequence ATGAACCAGACTGTTTCCATCCGTCAGGCACGCTTCGGCATCGGCGATGTCGTGCGCCACCGTTTCCTCGATTTTCGCGGCGTCGTTTTCGACGTTGATGCCGAATTCTCCAATAGTGAGGACTGGTACGAAGCCATTCCGGAGGACATCCGCCCCGCCCGCGATCAGCCCTTCTATCACCTGTTCGCTGAGAACGAGGATTCCAGCTACATCGCCTATGTCAGCCAGGGCAATCTGCTAGACGATCATGATGGTGGTCCGGTCGACCACCCCGAGATCCGGCAGTACTTTGCGGCATGGTCGGGCGAGAAATACGCCCTTCCCGCGCACCGCCGCAATTAA
- a CDS encoding ABC transporter permease — MASNSEFRKQAGPAQPGFGVPTISGVNWAGLKTLYVKEVRRFMRVQLQTVWAPGITTLLYLIIFTVALARGGRTALGMPFVDFLAPGLIVMGMLQNSFANASFSLLVGKIQGTIVDYLMPPLSYAELMFALIAGSVTRAFAVGFAVWLAMLLWPGVSVAIREPWAVFWFGLNGAVFLAILGLVTSIWAEKFDHAAAVTNFVIAPLALLSGTFYSVERLAPTFQAISHANPFFYIISGFRYGFLGVADSPVLIGALVVFALNLIGGTLVYLLLRSGWKIRS, encoded by the coding sequence ATGGCGTCCAACAGCGAATTTAGGAAACAGGCCGGCCCGGCGCAACCGGGCTTCGGCGTTCCCACCATTTCCGGCGTGAATTGGGCGGGGCTCAAGACGCTCTACGTCAAAGAGGTGCGCCGCTTCATGCGCGTGCAACTGCAGACCGTGTGGGCGCCGGGCATCACGACGCTGCTCTACCTGATCATCTTCACCGTGGCGCTGGCGCGCGGCGGCCGCACCGCGCTCGGCATGCCGTTCGTGGACTTTCTGGCGCCCGGCCTCATCGTCATGGGCATGCTGCAAAACAGTTTCGCCAATGCCAGTTTCTCGCTGCTGGTCGGCAAGATTCAGGGTACCATCGTCGATTATCTGATGCCGCCGCTCAGCTATGCGGAGCTGATGTTCGCGCTGATCGCAGGATCGGTGACGCGCGCCTTCGCGGTAGGTTTCGCCGTATGGCTGGCAATGCTGCTGTGGCCGGGTGTGTCGGTTGCGATTCGCGAACCGTGGGCGGTGTTCTGGTTCGGCCTCAACGGCGCGGTCTTTCTCGCGATCCTGGGGCTCGTCACGTCGATCTGGGCGGAAAAGTTCGATCATGCCGCGGCGGTCACCAATTTCGTGATCGCGCCGCTCGCCCTCCTGTCCGGCACCTTCTACTCGGTCGAACGATTGGCGCCGACTTTTCAGGCGATCAGCCATGCGAACCCCTTCTTCTACATCATTTCGGGCTTTCGCTACGGCTTCCTCGGCGTTGCCGATTCGCCGGTGCTGATTGGCGCGCTGGTGGTGTTCGCGCTCAACCTGATCGGCGGCACGCTGGTCTATCTGCTGCTGCGCTCGGGGTGGAAAATCCGCAGTTGA
- a CDS encoding GcrA family cell cycle regulator yields MAWTDDRIDLLKKLWEKGLTASQIAEELGEVSRNAVIGKAHRLGLKSRPSPVKSNEAEKKAEPEPAPKAAEPAPAPTPEAKEEAPATTDSAPEEQEQKADSKPQQKVVSIGPGGFMRQGPGDQQPPIPPAPPRRLVPAKPSPEIADKTSLLDLNERVCRWPMGHPGEADFHFCGEPVNPGFPYCVEHCGRAYQAQLPRGARRPPPPLPFGGPRVR; encoded by the coding sequence ATGGCCTGGACCGACGATCGGATCGACCTGCTCAAGAAGCTCTGGGAAAAAGGCCTCACCGCCAGCCAGATCGCCGAGGAACTGGGCGAGGTCAGCCGCAATGCCGTGATCGGCAAGGCGCATCGCCTGGGCCTGAAATCGCGCCCCTCTCCGGTAAAATCCAATGAGGCGGAGAAAAAGGCCGAGCCGGAGCCTGCGCCCAAAGCAGCTGAACCTGCACCGGCACCGACACCGGAGGCAAAGGAAGAGGCGCCCGCCACCACCGATAGCGCGCCCGAGGAGCAGGAACAGAAGGCCGACAGCAAGCCGCAGCAGAAGGTGGTGTCGATCGGCCCCGGCGGCTTCATGCGCCAAGGCCCCGGCGATCAGCAGCCACCGATCCCGCCGGCCCCGCCGCGCCGCCTGGTGCCGGCCAAGCCGAGCCCGGAGATCGCCGACAAGACCAGTCTGCTCGATCTGAATGAGCGCGTCTGCCGCTGGCCGATGGGCCATCCGGGCGAAGCGGACTTCCATTTCTGCGGCGAGCCGGTGAACCCCGGCTTCCCCTATTGCGTCGAACATTGCGGCCGGGCCTATCAGGCACAGCTGCCGCGCGGTGCCCGCCGGCCCCCGCCGCCGCTGCCCTTCGGCGGTCCGCGCGTGCGCTGA
- the parE gene encoding DNA topoisomerase IV subunit B produces MADDLFGASGGTSSDNSGYDASSIEVLEGLEPVRRRPGMYIGGTDERALHHLAAEVLDNAMDEAVAGHATRIEVELDEGNRLTIVDNGRGIPVDPHPKYPEKSALEVILTTLHSGGKFSDKAYATSGGLHGVGVSVVNALSVETIVEVARNRTLYRQTFSKGAPQTGLEEIGNTPNRRGTSISFVPDREIFGPTAMFKPKRLFKLVRSKAYLFAGVEIRWKCAASLASEEVPQEAVFQFPGGLSDHLSEQLQGRECATSESFSGSQDFPDNQGRVEWAIAWPLWSEGSTDWYCNTIPTPAGGTHEQGLRAALTKGLRAFAELAGNKKASQLTADDVMGGCELMLSVFIREPQFQSQTKDRLTSPEAAKLVENAVRDHFDHYLTGNMERGRALLGFIQEKMEERLKRKAEREVKRKTATSSRKLRLPGKLTDCSEAGPDGTELFIVEGDSAGGSAKQARDRKTQAILPIRGKILNVASATVAKIIANQEIADLIQALGCGTRKDCDADNLRYERIVIMTDADVDGAHIATLLMTFFFQEMPDVVKKGHLFLARPPLYRLTSGGTSVYAANDAHRAEIEATVFKGKKVEVGRFKGLGEMNPSQLRETTMDPKTRSLIRITLPHEYEQRAGVSQLVDRLMGKKPEERFAFIQENASSLEEDAIDA; encoded by the coding sequence ATGGCCGACGATCTTTTCGGTGCCTCGGGAGGCACAAGCAGCGACAACAGCGGATATGACGCTAGCTCCATCGAAGTGCTCGAGGGGCTGGAGCCGGTGCGCCGCCGCCCGGGCATGTATATCGGCGGGACGGACGAGCGCGCGCTGCACCACCTCGCCGCCGAAGTGCTCGACAATGCCATGGACGAGGCGGTGGCGGGCCATGCCACACGCATCGAGGTGGAACTGGACGAAGGCAATCGGCTGACGATCGTCGATAACGGCCGCGGCATTCCCGTCGATCCACATCCGAAATATCCGGAGAAATCCGCGCTGGAGGTGATCCTCACCACGCTGCATTCCGGCGGCAAGTTCTCGGACAAGGCCTACGCCACCTCCGGCGGCCTCCACGGTGTCGGCGTGTCTGTGGTGAATGCGCTTTCCGTCGAAACGATCGTAGAAGTGGCCCGCAACCGCACGCTATATCGCCAGACTTTTTCGAAAGGTGCGCCGCAAACCGGGCTCGAGGAAATAGGCAATACGCCCAACCGGCGCGGCACTTCGATCAGTTTCGTGCCCGATCGTGAAATTTTCGGGCCTACGGCGATGTTCAAGCCCAAGCGGCTGTTCAAGCTGGTGCGGTCCAAAGCTTATCTGTTCGCAGGCGTCGAAATCCGCTGGAAATGTGCAGCGTCTCTTGCCAGCGAAGAGGTGCCCCAGGAAGCGGTGTTCCAGTTTCCGGGTGGTCTTTCCGATCATCTTTCAGAGCAATTGCAGGGACGTGAGTGCGCGACTTCAGAGTCTTTCTCGGGAAGCCAGGATTTTCCGGACAACCAGGGCCGCGTCGAGTGGGCGATCGCCTGGCCGCTCTGGTCCGAGGGATCGACTGACTGGTATTGCAACACCATTCCCACCCCCGCCGGCGGCACGCATGAGCAGGGTCTGCGCGCCGCACTAACCAAGGGCCTGCGCGCCTTCGCCGAGCTCGCGGGCAACAAGAAAGCCTCGCAGCTCACCGCGGACGATGTGATGGGCGGGTGCGAGCTGATGCTGTCCGTCTTCATCCGCGAGCCTCAGTTCCAGTCCCAGACCAAGGACCGCCTGACCTCGCCCGAAGCGGCCAAGCTGGTCGAGAATGCGGTCCGCGATCATTTCGACCATTATCTGACCGGCAATATGGAGCGCGGCCGCGCGCTTCTGGGCTTCATCCAGGAAAAGATGGAGGAGCGCCTGAAGCGCAAAGCGGAGCGCGAGGTGAAGCGCAAGACCGCCACCAGCTCTCGCAAGCTGCGACTGCCGGGCAAGCTGACCGACTGTTCCGAGGCCGGCCCGGACGGCACCGAACTGTTCATCGTCGAGGGCGACAGCGCCGGCGGCAGTGCCAAGCAGGCGCGCGACCGCAAGACGCAGGCGATCCTGCCGATCCGAGGCAAAATCCTGAACGTGGCGTCGGCCACCGTGGCCAAGATCATCGCCAACCAAGAGATCGCGGATCTGATCCAGGCGCTCGGTTGCGGCACACGCAAGGACTGCGATGCCGACAATCTGCGCTATGAACGCATCGTCATCATGACCGACGCCGATGTGGACGGTGCGCATATCGCCACGCTGCTGATGACCTTCTTCTTCCAGGAAATGCCGGATGTGGTGAAAAAGGGGCATCTGTTCCTCGCCCGTCCGCCGCTCTATCGCCTGACCAGCGGTGGCACGAGCGTGTATGCCGCCAACGATGCGCACCGCGCCGAAATCGAGGCGACGGTGTTCAAGGGCAAAAAGGTCGAGGTCGGGCGCTTCAAGGGCCTGGGCGAAATGAACCCCTCGCAGCTGCGCGAAACGACGATGGACCCGAAGACGCGCTCCCTGATCCGCATCACGCTGCCGCATGAATATGAACAGCGCGCGGGCGTGTCGCAGCTGGTCGATCGACTGATGGGCAAGAAGCCGGAAGAACGCTTCGCCTTCATTCAGGAAAATGCTTCGAGTTTGGAGGAGGATGCGATCGATGCCTAA
- a CDS encoding serine hydrolase, whose translation MPKIVSQLLVLAALLFCVTAPAGAQSVEPSDGLRQRAAQLTEIVNGGGDVEDMFAPSFLAQVPEAQLRALFAQVVAQQGEAGAASNFAMATPDQGQFDLAFDKAIGEIRMTVASDAPHRVIGLLLTGFRTENDSLDKVRAEFEALPGRSGYMIARLTDDGPITVADYQGNRLLALGSAFKLYILAELADQIANGDRQWSDIVALDRTSFPSGVMQSWPKDMPVTLATLATQMISISDNTATDILLHTLGRERVEARLAKIGHSDPSAILPFLSTVEAFALKMDGNAELRDRFLAASEAEQRDILEQNRDRLDISQVDVTQLAGAPRFVDTIEWPAAPRDMVALLDYLRTVKAPLAREIIAVNHGVPDSGRWDYLGFKGGSEPGVIQMDWLACTKDAECYAVVGGWTDPDKEIDQMKFASLMQRLLKLAYPD comes from the coding sequence ATGCCTAAGATTGTTTCGCAATTGCTTGTACTTGCCGCATTGCTGTTCTGCGTGACGGCTCCTGCCGGCGCGCAAAGTGTAGAGCCGAGTGACGGTCTCCGGCAACGCGCCGCTCAGCTGACCGAGATCGTAAATGGCGGCGGCGACGTTGAGGACATGTTCGCCCCAAGCTTTCTGGCGCAGGTGCCCGAGGCGCAGCTCCGCGCCCTGTTCGCGCAGGTCGTCGCACAGCAAGGCGAGGCCGGGGCCGCAAGCAACTTCGCGATGGCGACGCCCGATCAGGGTCAGTTCGATCTGGCCTTCGACAAGGCAATCGGCGAAATTCGCATGACGGTGGCAAGTGATGCGCCGCACCGCGTGATCGGCCTGCTACTGACCGGCTTCCGTACCGAGAATGACAGCCTGGATAAGGTCCGCGCGGAGTTCGAGGCACTGCCGGGCCGTTCAGGCTATATGATCGCGCGTCTTACCGACGATGGTCCGATCACCGTGGCGGACTATCAGGGCAACCGGCTGCTCGCACTCGGCTCCGCGTTCAAGCTCTACATCCTTGCCGAACTCGCCGATCAGATCGCCAACGGGGATCGGCAATGGTCCGATATAGTGGCGCTGGACCGCACCAGTTTTCCCAGCGGCGTGATGCAAAGCTGGCCGAAAGATATGCCGGTGACGCTCGCCACACTCGCCACGCAGATGATCTCGATCAGCGATAATACGGCCACGGATATCCTGCTGCACACGCTGGGGCGCGAGCGGGTGGAAGCGCGGCTCGCCAAGATCGGTCATAGCGATCCCTCCGCGATCCTGCCTTTCCTGAGCACCGTTGAGGCGTTCGCGCTGAAGATGGACGGCAATGCGGAGCTGCGCGATCGATTTCTCGCCGCCAGCGAAGCCGAACAGCGCGATATTCTGGAACAGAACCGCGATCGGCTGGACATCTCGCAGGTCGACGTCACCCAGCTCGCGGGCGCCCCGCGCTTCGTCGATACCATCGAATGGCCCGCCGCGCCCCGCGATATGGTCGCGCTGCTCGATTATCTGCGCACCGTGAAAGCCCCGCTGGCGCGCGAGATCATAGCCGTAAACCACGGCGTTCCGGACAGCGGCCGTTGGGATTATCTCGGGTTCAAGGGCGGTTCGGAACCGGGCGTGATCCAGATGGACTGGCTCGCCTGCACCAAGGACGCCGAATGCTATGCAGTCGTCGGCGGCTGGACCGATCCGGACAAGGAAATCGACCAGATGAAATTCGCCTCGCTGATGCAGCGGCTGCTCAAGCTGGCCTACCCTGACTGA
- a CDS encoding LysR family transcriptional regulator has protein sequence MKRTLLPLNGLRVFDAAARHLSFTRAADELAVTPAAVGQQIRALEDVLGVVLFRRAPKGLELTPEGTRGLEALRAGFLQFEDSVRAMQQGQGSKRLTIAAPRDISRYWLLPRLADYAKSDEDFRFQLIAADEPLDFTEANVDLAVRYTADPGDIECLPLGEQQAVWVGEGDRVCWEGGAGGDIRLSVADAGLALEAARAGIGRARIPHMLAEAAGADWHDAETARRRYWLVAPLPQWRQAKVRALVEALNA, from the coding sequence ATGAAACGCACCCTCCTCCCCTTGAATGGTCTGCGCGTGTTCGATGCGGCCGCGCGCCATCTCAGCTTCACCCGCGCCGCGGACGAACTGGCGGTTACGCCCGCCGCCGTCGGCCAGCAGATCCGCGCGCTGGAAGATGTGCTCGGCGTGGTCCTATTCCGCCGCGCGCCCAAGGGGCTGGAACTCACGCCCGAAGGAACGCGCGGGCTCGAAGCGCTGCGCGCCGGTTTCCTGCAGTTCGAGGACAGCGTGCGCGCGATGCAGCAGGGGCAGGGCTCCAAGCGCCTGACCATCGCCGCGCCGCGCGACATCAGCCGTTACTGGCTGCTCCCGCGTCTCGCCGACTATGCGAAGAGCGACGAGGATTTTCGTTTTCAGCTGATCGCCGCGGACGAACCGCTCGATTTCACCGAAGCCAATGTCGACCTCGCGGTGCGCTACACCGCCGATCCCGGCGATATCGAATGCCTGCCGCTGGGTGAGCAGCAGGCCGTATGGGTGGGCGAGGGCGATCGTGTGTGCTGGGAAGGCGGCGCGGGCGGGGATATCCGCCTGTCGGTCGCCGATGCCGGGCTGGCGCTGGAGGCGGCCCGCGCCGGGATTGGCCGGGCACGCATCCCGCATATGCTGGCCGAGGCCGCCGGGGCGGACTGGCATGACGCCGAAACCGCCCGCCGCCGCTACTGGCTGGTCGCACCCTTGCCGCAATGGCGCCAGGCGAAGGTCCGTGCGCTGGTTGAAGCGCTTAACGCTTGA
- the apaG gene encoding Co2+/Mg2+ efflux protein ApaG has translation MKLMFPLAETTDGITVRVAVNYLEEQSSPDHNRWFWAYHIRIENHRDGPVQLLTRHWQITDGMGVTSTVEGAGVVGEQPVIKPGSAHDYVSGCPLPTPEGSMQGHYMMAHEGEGSIMAAIPLFRLEAPASAR, from the coding sequence ATCAAACTGATGTTCCCACTGGCCGAAACCACGGACGGAATCACCGTGCGCGTGGCGGTCAACTATCTGGAGGAGCAATCCAGCCCCGATCACAATCGCTGGTTCTGGGCCTATCACATCCGGATCGAGAACCATCGCGACGGGCCGGTTCAGCTTCTGACGCGCCACTGGCAGATCACCGACGGCATGGGCGTCACCAGCACCGTCGAAGGCGCGGGCGTGGTGGGCGAGCAGCCGGTGATCAAGCCGGGCAGCGCGCATGATTATGTGAGCGGCTGTCCGCTGCCGACGCCGGAGGGTTCGATGCAAGGCCATTATATGATGGCGCATGAAGGCGAAGGCTCCATCATGGCCGCGATCCCGCTATTCCGTCTCGAAGCCCCGGCGAGCGCGCGGTGA